ACGGATTTCCGCTGCGCCGGCGGGAGCCGGGAAGGCCGCCGCCGCGCACAGCCCGGTTAGGACCAGCGCCAGCGCGGAGCCACGGCGCATCCAGCGGCGCACGCAGAACAGGCCGGTTCCGGCCACGATCACAAGCGCGAGCATTTCAATCAGAGAAAACATGGATTGCCATCCTTTCCAGAAAGCACCCTGAAAGACCAGCAGGCCGAGCAGGTTGGTGCCGCCGAAACCCGCCTGATCGAGCTGCGTGATCCAGGGTTCGATATAACCGCTATAAAATGCGTAAGCGCCCGTGGCGGCCAGGCCGAAGACCGCCCCCCAGAGCCACTGCATGGAGCGAACGTGCCGGCCAGGAGCCGCCGCCAGGCGCGCCGGGAGAGGCTCGTCATCTTCCACCAGGGAGCGGGTCAGCAGGCGTGATTCGCGCTCGAGCGCGCGCAGCAGCGTGCGGCAGCCGGGGCACTCCTCGGTGTGCGCGGAGACCTGCCGCGCCCGCGCGGGCTCGAGCTGCCCCTCGAGGTAGAGCAGGCAGGTCATTTCATCCAGGTGGTCAGCCGCCCGCCCGTGCGGCTGGTCGTCGCGATCGTCTTCGCGCCGGCTCATGGGTTCCCTCCCGCCGCCAGGGCCGTGGTTTGGCCCAGCGCCTGGCGCAGTTCGTGGCGGGCGCGCAGCAGAACCACGCCAACAAAGGCGCGGCGCACGCCCAGCGCATCCGCAATTTCGTCATAGCTCATATCCGAGTAGTAGCGCAGGACCAGGGCCATGCGCGCGCGGGGAGCGAGATGGTCCAGGGCGCGGCGCACCTCCTGGCTGGTGCGCTGCTCGATGAGGCGCTCGAGCTGGCTGGGATCGGGATGTTCCAGCGGCAGCGCGCTTACGTCTTCGGTCTCTTTGCCCTGGCGGCCTTTGCGGCGGCGCAGCAGGTCCCAGCAGTGATTGGCGGCGACCTTGTAGAGCCAGGCGGAGAACGACCGCGTGGAGTCGTACTGGCCGAGCTTGCCGCGAATCTTCAGAAAGATCTCCATGGTGGCGTCTTCGGCGTCTTCCCGGGTCGGCAGCGCGCGGCGGCAGAAGCGGAAGATCGCGGGAGCGTACTCCTGATAGAGCTCCCCCCAGGCTTCGGCATTGCCTGCCTGGGCCCGGGCGATGGCTTCCGCGGGTTCCGTCTTGCCCAGCGTGCTCATACGACCTGGTCTCGAAGCATCCATAGGCTAATACGCAGGAGGGGGCCCGAAAATTTCATGCCCGGGAGTGGTACTTGTCCGGCTCAGCCGGGCGTCTCCCCGACTGTAGCAGAGAAAGGCCTGCCCCCTGAAGAGGACGGTTCCAGGGGGCAAAAGAGAAGCGGCCCCGGCCGAAGCCGGGGCCGCTGGGAAGTGCCTCTGCGGAGGCGGTAAAGGGTCAGAAGGTAAATTTCAGAGCGAGTTGCATACCTCGCGGACCGCCACTGCCCAGGAACGGGTAGCCAATGCCCACGTCGCCGGTGGCCGCCAGGCCCAGCGAACCGATTGACCGCCCGTTCGTACCGATGCCATTAGGAGCGGCATCGGCGATGAAAGTAGGCAGATAGGGGTTGGCAAAATTGGGATGGTTAAAGATGTTATAGACCTCGGCGCGCAGCTGCATCTTCAGGCGCTCGTTGATGGCCGTGTCCTTGAAAAGAGAGAAGTCGAACTGGCGGAAATCCGGTCCGCGAAGCGAATTGCGGCCGAGATTGCCGAAGTGGCGCGTGCCCGGGATGCAGGTGCCCGCAGTGCCGTCGCCGACACCCCCCGGATAGCTGCAGGGAATGCCAAAGGCGGAGAGGTCCAGGAAATTTCTGGGGTCGTTGCGATTGTAAGTGACCGTGCCGAGGAGATCGGGCCGGCCGAAGCCGCCGCCGCTGCCGTCGAAGTCGTCCTGGAAATTGTAGTTGAGATGGAAGGGCTGGCCGGACTGCAGGGTGACGATGCCGTTGACGCCCCATCCGTCGGTGAGGCGGCTCCAGTCGCCCTTGCGGTTGGGGAAGGTGTAGATGAAGTTCCAGGTGAAATGATTGCGCACGTCGAAGTTGGAATTGCCGCGGTTCATGCGGATGGGGGCTGTGCTGTCGTTGGGCTGAGCGGCGTTGGGCACGTAGTCCTCGCCATCGCTGGCATCATCAAGCGAATGCGACCAGTTGTAGCTCACGGTCGAATTCAGCCCGTGCCAGTCATTGATTTTCCAACTGACCTGCAGCGAGTTGTAAGTCGAATTCGCGGAGCTTTCCTGCCAGTTGATATACCAGAAGGGCGAGGAAGGCAGGCGCCGTGGCACGCCCCAATCGTTGATGCAGCCAACGGTGGCCGGTGGCGGCGTGGGATTGGGGCACGTGTGAACCAGGTCCTCCGCAGTGATCTGCGCCTGGGAGGGCTGGTTGATGTCGCGGAAGCGGAAGAGTTTGTGGCCATTCGAGCCAACATAGCCGATCTGCAGAACCATCTTCTTGGTCAGTTCCTGCTGCAGGTTGAGGTTGAAGTTCTGCATGTACGGGGTGCGGATATTGGGGTCCACGCCAAAAGCGTCCCACATGGGTCCGGTGTTGGGAAAAACGGGGTTCGCGGCGTTCAGCGGCGATCCGTCAACAGATGCAAAAATAATGGCGTTGGGGCCAACGCCGGAATAGGCCGGGCCGGGATCGAAAACGCTGTTCCAGGGCAGGTGGCCCAGGAACATGTCCTGCGAGAAAGCGTCGTAGAAAAAGCCGTAGCCGGCGCGCAGAACCGTCTTGCCCTTGCCGCTGACGTCCCAGGCGACACTGACGCGGGGAGAGAAATTGTTGCGGTCGGGTTTATAGAGGCCGGCGCCGTTCAAAAGGACGGGAGCGCCCGTGGTGGGATCCACGTTGGTGAAATTGCCGTGCTTCTCGGCGATCACGCCGAAGTAATCGTAGCGCACGCCATAATTGATGGTCAGGTTCTTGCGCCAGCGGAAACTATCCTGCAGGTAGAAAGCGTGGGAATTCTCGGAGGTGTTGCGATTGGTATTCCCCTGGCGCTGGAAGGAGTGGTAGGGGTCGGTATTGGGGACCCCGGTGATGAAACTGTCGAGAGATACGAAATTGAGGGCCCCGCGGAAGCCGCGGTTGAACATCTGCGAGATGGAAGTGCGGCGGAATTCGTAGCCGAACTTGATGTCGTGCCCGCCGCGCTTCCAGGAAATGTTGTCGATGAAATGCCAGTTGGTGTCCACGCGCTGGCGGGGATCGCCGTTGTCGGCGCCGAGCGGAGCAAGGGAACTCCCGCCGGGCGAGGAAACGCTGATCTTGGGCAGGCCGAAGTCGTAGGCGCTGACCCCGGTGTTGAGTCCGATGGAGGCCGGATCGAAACTGCGATCCTGCGGGAAGAAGCCTTCGGCAAAGCGGTTCCAGCCGAGGCGGGCTTCATTGACGACGGAAGGGTTGATCACCTTGACGTAGGAGATGGAGATGAGCTGAACGCGCGTCGGCGTAAAGGTGTTGTAGTTGGGCAGCAGGCCGCCGCCGACGAGAGCCAGCGGGAAGCTCTGGGAGCTGTCGCCGAAATAGTAGCGGCCGGTGAGGAGATCGTTGGCATTCACCTGGTGATCGATCTTGGCGATGACGTTGTCCACGCGGTTGGAGAAAGGCGTGGAGAGAGCGGCGTTGGTTCCACCGTTGGCGTAGCAGTCCGTATTAGGATCAGTGGCTGCGGGCCAGGGGTTGAGCGCCAGGAGATTGGCGATGACCGGATTGACGGAGCCTTCGTTGTTGGCGATGGCGGTCGCGATATCCGCGGCGGTGGGGACGCAGGCCGGGCTGCTCTGCGCGCCCTTTTCGCGGGTGCCTTCGTAGTCGGCAAAGAAGAACGTCTTATTCTTGATGATCGGGCCGCCCAGCGAACCGCCGAACTGGTTGTTGTGAAAAGGCTGCTGGGGACCCACGGAAGCGTCGTCGAAGTAGTTGCGCGCGTTCAGAACCGTGTTGCGGAAGTACTCCAGCGCCGAGCCGTGAAAATCGTTGGTGCCGCTCTTGGTGACGGTGTTGATGACCCCGCCGGCGCTGCGGCCATATTCGGGCTCGAAGTTGGAAAGAACGCGCAATTCGGCAATCGCTTCGACCGGGAGGATCGTCGCCGGGGTGCCGAAAACGCCGGCTTCGTTGATGGCCGGGTCGTTGCGGTAGCCGTCGTTCATGTCCGTGCCGTCGAGCAGGAAGTTGTTGGAGCGGCCGCGCGCGCCGTTCATGGAAAAGATGCCGTAGGAACCCGGAGAATCGGTGATCTGGTCCGGGGAGCCGGCCACGCCGGGAACGAGGAAAATCAGTTTCTGGTAATCGCGGCCGTTGACCGGGAGATTAGTCACGGTGCTGGCCTGAACGACGCCGCCAAGCGTATTGGAGGTGGTCTCGACCTGGGGCAGGGATTCGCCTGTGACTTCCACTTTCTGGGTGACCTCGCCGGGCTGCAGGGTCACATCGGCGCGGACCTGGGAGGAGACTTCGACGCGGATGCCGGTCACAACACCCATACGGAATCCGGCCTTTTCCACGGTCACGCTGTAGTTGCCGATGGGCAGCTCGGGCACGTTGTAGCTGCCGTCATCGCTGGTGGTCACTACGCGCGTCAGACCGGTATCCACGTTCTTCACCGTGACGTTGGCGCCGCTCACGGAGCCGCCGGAAGAATCCATGACCGTGCCCAGAATTGAGCCGCGGAAGGTTTGGGCCTCCGCGCTGAAAGTCAGTAGAAGCAGAAGCACCGCGGCACACACTACGGCCAGGCCGCGCAGCAAGCGAGCAGAACTCTTCATTGCAGTCTCCTTCGTATTTTGCGAACTCATGCGCCTCCCCCCGAGGAAGCGCCCAACTGGAAATGGCCAACGCCCGCCAGATTCGCCCGTGAGGCACGGCATGGCGCAGCACCCAGACTAGTGCTGAATACACTACCCGCCTCTTCCCGGGCCGTCAAGCGCGAGCGGCAGACCCTTGGGGCCATCGCCGGGTCCGGCCCGTCAGGCCGGAAAACCTCCCGGTAGAGCCGCAGATGCGGTACATTGAATAATTAGCTTTATGGCAACGAAACTTCCATCACTGGTCATTGTGGGGCGGCCGAACGTCGGCAAATCCACGCTTTTCAACCGCCTGACGGGGACGCGGCGCGCGATCGTCACCGACGAGCCGGGCATTACCCGCGACCGCATCTACGGGCAGGCGGAGTGGCGCGGGCGGGCCATCGAGATCGTGGATACCGGGGGCATCATCCCGGACGACAAAGCCTTGATTCCACGAGAGATCTTCCGCCAGGCCAAGGTGGCTATCGAGAAGGCCGGGATGCTGGTGCTGGTGGTGGACAGCCACGCCGGGCTCACCCCGCTGGATGCGGAATTGGCGCGGCTGCTGCGCGCCACCGGCAAGCCCTTCGTGGTGGCGGCGAACAAGGTGGACGCGCCGCGGCAGGAGATTCAGACCGGCGTGTTTCACGAGCTGGGCGCGCCGGTCTTTCCCATTGCCGCGGAACACGGCACGGGCGTGGACGACCTGCTGGACGCGGCGCTGGAGACGCTCTCGGCGGCCGCGGCCCCCGAGGAAAAGCCGCTCGAAGCCGAGAAAGAGATCGAGGTGGCCATCATCGGGCGGCCCAACGTGGGCAAGTCCACGCTGCTGAACCGCCTGGTGGGGGAAGAGCGAGTGATTGTCTCGCCGGAGGCGGGCACGACGCGGGACACGGTGGACATCGAAGTGCGCCACAACGGGCAACTCTTCCGCTTCGTGGATACCGCGGGCATCCGCAAGAAGGGCAAGACCAAACTGGTAGCGGAAAAGCTGAGCGTGGTGATGGCCAAGCGCAGCCTGGAGCGCTGCGACGTGGCCCTGCTGGTGGTGGACGCGGAGCACGGGGTGACCCAGGGCGACGCCACCATCGCCAGCTACGCCGACCAGTCCGGCCGCTCGATCATCATCGTGATGAACAAGTGGGATTTGGCGGTGGAGGCGGCGCGCAAGGCCGGCGAAGAGGGCGCGGCCGCGGCCAACAAGTCCCGGAAAGGCGTGGAGGGCCGGCGTCAGCCCCCTCCGTTCGACAAGGGCCGGCTGCTGGTGGAGTACGAAG
This is a stretch of genomic DNA from Terriglobia bacterium. It encodes these proteins:
- the der gene encoding ribosome biogenesis GTPase Der, which produces MATKLPSLVIVGRPNVGKSTLFNRLTGTRRAIVTDEPGITRDRIYGQAEWRGRAIEIVDTGGIIPDDKALIPREIFRQAKVAIEKAGMLVLVVDSHAGLTPLDAELARLLRATGKPFVVAANKVDAPRQEIQTGVFHELGAPVFPIAAEHGTGVDDLLDAALETLSAAAAPEEKPLEAEKEIEVAIIGRPNVGKSTLLNRLVGEERVIVSPEAGTTRDTVDIEVRHNGQLFRFVDTAGIRKKGKTKLVAEKLSVVMAKRSLERCDVALLVVDAEHGVTQGDATIASYADQSGRSIIIVMNKWDLAVEAARKAGEEGAAAANKSRKGVEGRRQPPPFDKGRLLVEYEEMVREKLKFLSYAPVLFLSALSGERTDKLFPLIQKVADARRRRIPTPELNRWLEQVDLSRGTTPKARPVKIFYITQAKASPPTFLIFTNQKTPLHFSYERFLENQLRATFDFLGTPVRFVQRMRKRDKRDSG
- a CDS encoding TonB-dependent receptor translates to MKSSARLLRGLAVVCAAVLLLLLTFSAEAQTFRGSILGTVMDSSGGSVSGANVTVKNVDTGLTRVVTTSDDGSYNVPELPIGNYSVTVEKAGFRMGVVTGIRVEVSSQVRADVTLQPGEVTQKVEVTGESLPQVETTSNTLGGVVQASTVTNLPVNGRDYQKLIFLVPGVAGSPDQITDSPGSYGIFSMNGARGRSNNFLLDGTDMNDGYRNDPAINEAGVFGTPATILPVEAIAELRVLSNFEPEYGRSAGGVINTVTKSGTNDFHGSALEYFRNTVLNARNYFDDASVGPQQPFHNNQFGGSLGGPIIKNKTFFFADYEGTREKGAQSSPACVPTAADIATAIANNEGSVNPVIANLLALNPWPAATDPNTDCYANGGTNAALSTPFSNRVDNVIAKIDHQVNANDLLTGRYYFGDSSQSFPLALVGGGLLPNYNTFTPTRVQLISISYVKVINPSVVNEARLGWNRFAEGFFPQDRSFDPASIGLNTGVSAYDFGLPKISVSSPGGSSLAPLGADNGDPRQRVDTNWHFIDNISWKRGGHDIKFGYEFRRTSISQMFNRGFRGALNFVSLDSFITGVPNTDPYHSFQRQGNTNRNTSENSHAFYLQDSFRWRKNLTINYGVRYDYFGVIAEKHGNFTNVDPTTGAPVLLNGAGLYKPDRNNFSPRVSVAWDVSGKGKTVLRAGYGFFYDAFSQDMFLGHLPWNSVFDPGPAYSGVGPNAIIFASVDGSPLNAANPVFPNTGPMWDAFGVDPNIRTPYMQNFNLNLQQELTKKMVLQIGYVGSNGHKLFRFRDINQPSQAQITAEDLVHTCPNPTPPPATVGCINDWGVPRRLPSSPFWYINWQESSANSTYNSLQVSWKINDWHGLNSTVSYNWSHSLDDASDGEDYVPNAAQPNDSTAPIRMNRGNSNFDVRNHFTWNFIYTFPNRKGDWSRLTDGWGVNGIVTLQSGQPFHLNYNFQDDFDGSGGGFGRPDLLGTVTYNRNDPRNFLDLSAFGIPCSYPGGVGDGTAGTCIPGTRHFGNLGRNSLRGPDFRQFDFSLFKDTAINERLKMQLRAEVYNIFNHPNFANPYLPTFIADAAPNGIGTNGRSIGSLGLAATGDVGIGYPFLGSGGPRGMQLALKFTF
- a CDS encoding RNA polymerase sigma factor; translation: MSTLGKTEPAEAIARAQAGNAEAWGELYQEYAPAIFRFCRRALPTREDAEDATMEIFLKIRGKLGQYDSTRSFSAWLYKVAANHCWDLLRRRKGRQGKETEDVSALPLEHPDPSQLERLIEQRTSQEVRRALDHLAPRARMALVLRYYSDMSYDEIADALGVRRAFVGVVLLRARHELRQALGQTTALAAGGNP